The segment CCCTCTCGTTTCCAGGTGTATTGTCCATGTATAACAATAAATGATGAAAGGAGTTGACGGAACCCAATGCCTATGATTGGGGCTGCATGTCTCAGGGTTCCGGCAGTCGAGAGTCATAAGTAAATCTCCACGACATATTGTTAGATAACATCAATTTACGAGGATTGTCCAGCCAGATTAAAGAACTAACTAAAAAATATTTCAAATTGCAAAAGTATATATTTTCTAGACTCTAACTTTATTATTGCAATTAATCATAATAATTTATGATGTTGGAATTGTTACAAGGAACCAATTAACATTCAGTTGAATTGGTAAATCATTCAAAAAACTGCAAAAATGGTTGATTGCGACTTCATGATAATTAGGAGTGGGTGGGATTTATGTCAACAATTACAATGGAAGAAGCTCTTTCAGAAAACAGGCTACAGAAACTTGCTATTAAGCTTAATAGTATTCCAACGGCCGATGAGTTCAAAGAAAAGGTAGAGAAAGATCTCTGGGAAATGCTGGTCAAACCCGAAGATTATGAAGAAGAGGAAATAAAATACGTAAATCTTCCTGAAAAAAGTAAGAAAATCTTTGGCTATATTCTAGACGAAGAAGGCGATGAGGAACTTCCCTGGTGGTTTACCTCATTTGAATGGGAAGTTAGAACCATTGGTGTGGGGGAAGAAACGATTGACATTGAGATGCTGCGTGACGATTTCCAACATTTTGTGATTGACCGTACATACATTAAGAAGCCGAGATTAAAGGTTAATTATTATTCTGATTGCAATATATGTAACATCCTGTCCAAATTTGGAGATTTTTTTGAAGAGCTAAAAGACAGAACCAATCCAGATATAAAGCAAGATTCAGAAACAAAATTGGAACTACCACAAAACATTTTTGCATTTGAGGATGGAGGAATAATAACTACCAGTGAGTTCAAAGAATGGTTCGAATCTTTAGCTAAACTTAGCCCCCCTTTTAATGAAGAACTTACAGCACTGCTCATGATGAATACAGGGGTAAAAGAAGATATAGCCAGAGAAATTTTGCCTGAAAATCTGATGGATAGAATTGATAATATCGGATTAGTAAATGATTCGATTTTTAACAATAAATATTTCGAACCTTTAGTGGAGATTATCAGAGATTGTTGGAAATTGTTTGATCTAGAAGTCCCTTATTTAGGCAAAAAATATAAGAATTTACAGCCTCTGGAAGCAGCATTGTATGAAAGCTGGTTAGAGAATAACAAAGATTTCGCTAAAAAGAATAAAGAATGGCTAAGGCTTAGAAAGACACCTCATCAAGTTCCATATGCTAAAATAGCATTTAAATCCCCCATAATGTTGACAGATTATAGTTATGATGATATGTCAATGCCTCTAACCCTTCGTATTACTAGAAAAGGAGATTATCAGTTTAAAGATATCTGGAAGGCGTCTGAAATTGAGCAAATGCTAGAATCATATGGCATAAGTGGTACGAATGAATAAGAAGCAAGATGGCCTACCTGAAAATCTATTAGAGGGGGATAGGCAAAGTGGAGCTAAAGATTCATTAAAAAAAAGTAGTGTCACATCTATTGATGAATCTTCTGAAGAGGGCGAACCTCCGGAAAAGACAATACTAATTTCTTTTGTTGATAATTTCATGGGGTTAAAAAAGAATTCTGGAGTAGTTAATCAATCAGTTGCGCCTGAAATACAAATTGAAAAATTTTCAAGCAAGTACTTTCTAGTTAGTACGCGACCCTACATCCAAACATCAAGAACAACTCATAAAGTCTTGGAAGTGGTTAAACCTCAACATAAGCTAACTAAAGAAGATTTTCAAACACAAAATTTCAGAGCTTCGATAATAAAAAACCTAAGGATAGACAGAATACCAATTTTACAAATAAAGAATATCCAACCTGAACAACAGCTGGAAGGAAATAAAGATTTTAAAGTCACGACTGTCCAGGATTTAAATTCAGATAGAATTACGCATAAAGTAACACATTTTGCGGAGTCAAAGTCTGGATCACAAAATCAAAAAGGATATATTTATCTCGAAGAAAAAGATCCGGTCTTCATTTGGGGAGGTGGTTCCCCTCATGGTTCTGACAGACCTAAATTTATAGTACATTTGGACCATGGGAATGTACCTTCACTTCAATTTCTTCAAGTACTCCTTCGTGATACCTACAAGGAGATAGAAGGAGGTGAACCTGGGGCACAATCCGTTGAATTTGTTGCTAATGAACCGCGAATACCTACAGTACAAAAGAACATCGTTACATTGGATTTAACTGATGGGGACTGGAATCCTTCTATAAGAAATAATAAACCTGTAATTGAGAGAAATGGTATTGATATTGTTCCAAAACTCAGGGAAGTTGCTTCCAATCTTTATACAGGACAATTGGGATATTTTATATTGAATGTTCCAAAAAAATGGGAACATCCCATTAGGCGTAAAGACTTCTTTGCACAATTAGTGGAGAGATTATCTTCTAGCAAAATTACTACAGGGAAAGGGAAAACTGAAACCTTTGTAGACAAAGTAAAATCATCACCAATCCTTCTTGTAGATACATATTTCAGCAACGAAAATGATTTTTTCAGAAAAGTGTCCAAGTATTTTTCACTAACAGCCAGTAAGAAATTTTCCAGCATCGGGCAGATAGAGGCTGTCAAAGAAAAGATACTGAAAAAAAATGACTGGAAAAGAATAGCTCTCACCAAAAGACATGAAAATGAAAGTTATGAACATTATTTCTGGAAAGCACTAATAGTAGAGGGTTTAGCCCGAAAGTTATGGCTAGAAAATGAAGAGGGATTTACAGACTTTGAAGATTTTCTGAAAAAGAAAGTCATTCGAGATGGAATTATCAAAACAGAAGTAGCAATCAATGGTGGAATTATACCTGATATAGAAATCGATACAAGTGAAAAGTTGGTTATTGATGGCTTAAATTCATTTGTTGAGATTGAGAATAATGGTCACTTATTAAATATACCTGCATTCGTAGAATTTGAAACAGGAATAAGTGAAGGGGCATATAATTTCAGGAAAATTAGAAATACGCTGGAAAAATATCTTGATAAAGGGCTGCCACACGAAACATACATTTACATTGTCGTACCCAGCAGACTTCTTTTCAGAGGTAAAAAGAGAGCAAATATGATAATTCAACTGGTAAATTCATGGAAAGAGTTGAATGAAGGGTATAATGTTGAAATATTCACTCCAGTGATTGGCAGCGGAACTTGTAGCAAACTGGTACCTGCTAAGAAATTTATAAACAGTATCTATGAGGACAATAAAGAATGACTGGTAAAGACTTTGATTTGACTCAATGGTTGGAAGAAATCAGTGATAAGTATGAAGTCCGCCTATCAGTAAGAGAAGGGAAGGAATGGGTAGACAGGAAAGAACTCATTGATAAAAATATTGAATACTATATTCTGAAAGCTGATCCTGGTGAAGAAGAAATTCGTCATTATTTCAATTCCGAAGATGTTCAAAAGGTAGGGGAATGGAAAAGGTATGCATTTACAATAATTGGAAATAATAGAGAGATTTATTCTCCTAAACCAGAAATAGACATAAAAATAATTCTAGAACTTCCATCAAATTGTATAGACATAATTCCTTGGGAAAAAATGGGACAAGTTACTCTTTCAGTTGAAACCTTAGATTATGTAAACGAAAGAGACGGATTTAAACCAGTTAAAGCTAACAAAATTGCAGGTCTAGAAGAGCAAAAGAATAGACTGAAAAGGTTTTTGGGTATTACGAATGAAGAATGGGGTCTTTCTGATGAAACGGGCATCATCCTTCAAGGACCACCTGGTACTGGGAAGACTGAGTTGGTAATCGAGATCTGTCAAGAAATGTATGGTTCTATACCTGTGATGATTTCTGGCCCAGAAATCCTGAGCAAGTGGGTAGGGGAGTCTGAGAGGATGCTCAGGAAGAAGTTTGAAGAGGCAAGGGATGGCAATCACAGGTTATTGTACATTGATGAACTGGATGCCATTGCAAGAACAAGAAGTGAGTCTTCAGAGAACTATAGTGCACAGATTGTAGCTCAGCTTCTGGTTCTTTTAGATGGAGCTAAAGCAAAGCAAGAAAGGGAAAGGAACAATCCTCTAAAAGTCATTGCTTCAACAAACATATCACACGTTATTGATCCTGCACTAAGAAGACCCGGTAGACTTGGAAGTAGACCTGTATATTTTGAAATGCCATGCAATCATGAGCGAAAAGCTATTCTTCACCACTATTTAGAAAAGATTTATTGCAATGGTAAAGATAAATTAAGTCCAGATCTTCAGAATTTTATTGTCGGTCGTGATCTAAAATTATTAGATGAGGTTATTGATAAAACAGAAGGATTTACTGGAGCGGATCTGGAAGATCTGGTTAGAGAAGCTGTTGTCCAAGTGCAGGAAAATGATCAAAGCGTACTGGACTTAAAGATACTAGGAGATACCTTAGAAGAATTTAGTCTTGCCAAAGGTATCAAATCGGAAGATTTTAGCGAATCTGAATTGGAAGCAACCTTGGACATTCCTGGTCTTGATATTAAAACTTTGATTTTCGAACTAGAGGATAATCATATTAATCCAAGAGATGTTGCTAAAGATTATTTCAAAAAACTAAAAGCGACAAAGGAATCAAATGAAGATTTTAAATTCCGATATAAAGAAGTAGGACCCAGAGATATTCTAGAGGATAATCCAATTATAGCAAAGGAAAATGTAGTTGAAGCGTTCAAACACTCAGAAGATGAACGAATTTGTCTTTACATAAAGAATACAGAAAATATTGTTAAAGCTAGAAAATATTCACCACTTATTGATCGACTGATTGGTGTAATCAATGAACAACTTCTTCAATGGGATCAAGAAAATCTTCTTATCCTGGATTACATATCTGAGACCAGTGACAGAATAACCAATATGAATAAAGAATCGATAGAATAAAGAGGGCTTATAAAGGCGACTATAATGATGTTAGTTTCATCCTTTATGAACCTTCAAGCTCACATTAAGAATGTCACGCATTCTTTTCTTTTTTTCGATGTTACTTTCCAAATCGCAACCAAGTGTGGTGTATAAAATACTAGTCCTTAGAACAGCCGTGCTAATATTAGAAACGGTGCAGAATTGGGGATGAGGTGTAACGGATAAAGGCAGGGACACGGGCGGCAGGCCTATAGCAGAAAATTTCCTGCAGACAGGAATCCCTTCATTTCTAGAAAACATCCTGTAGGTAGTATTAGCTTGTTTAGGTCACTTGTTTAGGGGGAGTTATAATGCTACATTTGAGAAATACATGTGTTTAGTTGCAGCTCTGGGAAAATAACTTTTTGAAATATGTATGCTCATGATGGAGGCAAAACTAACATTACAACACGGATGTTTAGCAACATATTGAACACTTTAAAATATGAATAAACAACAATGGAATCGGTGTTCTTTGTGTTTGTATTTTGCTTATAATAGAAAAAGTACTTCCGTTTTATAGTGCTAATTAGCTCTAAACTCTGTGGTTTATGTTTATAGACAATGTAAATGGCAAGGATATCAAATCATAGATTCCATGATTGTAAGT is part of the Methanococcoides methylutens MM1 genome and harbors:
- a CDS encoding ATP-binding protein, which translates into the protein MTGKDFDLTQWLEEISDKYEVRLSVREGKEWVDRKELIDKNIEYYILKADPGEEEIRHYFNSEDVQKVGEWKRYAFTIIGNNREIYSPKPEIDIKIILELPSNCIDIIPWEKMGQVTLSVETLDYVNERDGFKPVKANKIAGLEEQKNRLKRFLGITNEEWGLSDETGIILQGPPGTGKTELVIEICQEMYGSIPVMISGPEILSKWVGESERMLRKKFEEARDGNHRLLYIDELDAIARTRSESSENYSAQIVAQLLVLLDGAKAKQERERNNPLKVIASTNISHVIDPALRRPGRLGSRPVYFEMPCNHERKAILHHYLEKIYCNGKDKLSPDLQNFIVGRDLKLLDEVIDKTEGFTGADLEDLVREAVVQVQENDQSVLDLKILGDTLEEFSLAKGIKSEDFSESELEATLDIPGLDIKTLIFELEDNHINPRDVAKDYFKKLKATKESNEDFKFRYKEVGPRDILEDNPIIAKENVVEAFKHSEDERICLYIKNTENIVKARKYSPLIDRLIGVINEQLLQWDQENLLILDYISETSDRITNMNKESIE